Proteins co-encoded in one Armatimonadota bacterium genomic window:
- a CDS encoding glycosyltransferase family 2 protein, whose protein sequence is MPTLSVVMVTWNSAGFLASALSALRREAASLAIEVVVVDNGSTDGSLTVAAATLPDALVVRNPWNKGVARARNQGFAMARGRYVLFLDSDAEVMPGSLSALVAFMEAHPSVGLAGPRLVSPDGTVQCSCRRFPTLPGKLGRQLPLRLQRRLPWVVHEEMLDVDRSTSMPVDYVVGACQLIRPAVFRRAGGLDERIFYGPEDVDFCLRVWQAGWEVWYVPQATVVHHEQRVTRRRPGWLTGRHAVALAYYFTKHRYLWRRPDRDTLKASADRRRQDPGHSGRRDE, encoded by the coding sequence ATGCCAACTCTCTCCGTCGTGATGGTTACATGGAACTCTGCTGGGTTTCTAGCGTCGGCCTTGTCAGCCCTAAGGCGCGAGGCCGCATCACTGGCGATTGAGGTTGTCGTAGTTGACAACGGGTCAACGGATGGATCGTTGACGGTGGCCGCGGCGACTCTGCCTGATGCCCTCGTCGTCCGTAACCCCTGGAACAAGGGCGTGGCGCGCGCTCGTAACCAGGGGTTTGCGATGGCACGCGGCCGCTATGTGCTCTTCCTAGACAGTGACGCCGAGGTGATGCCGGGGAGTCTGTCCGCTCTTGTCGCCTTCATGGAGGCACACCCCTCGGTTGGCCTCGCCGGCCCGAGACTGGTGTCGCCCGACGGCACCGTCCAGTGTAGCTGCCGGCGGTTTCCCACGTTGCCCGGCAAACTCGGGAGGCAGTTGCCATTGCGCTTGCAGCGCCGACTGCCCTGGGTAGTGCACGAGGAGATGCTGGACGTCGATCGCTCCACTTCCATGCCGGTGGACTATGTGGTCGGAGCCTGCCAGTTGATTCGGCCCGCTGTATTTCGCCGAGCCGGCGGCCTGGACGAGCGAATCTTCTACGGGCCAGAGGACGTGGATTTCTGCTTGCGCGTCTGGCAAGCGGGTTGGGAAGTGTGGTACGTGCCGCAGGCAACTGTCGTGCACCACGAGCAACGCGTCACACGGCGCCGTCCTGGCTGGCTGACCGGCCGGCATGCCGTGGCGTTGGCGTACTACTTCACAAAGCATCGCTATCTCTGGCGCCGACCCGATCGCGACACGTTGAAGGCATCGGCCGACCGTCGTCGACAGGATCCCGGGCATTCGGGCAGAAGAGACGAGTAG
- a CDS encoding glycosyltransferase family 4 protein gives MLLHVGNHYQVKGHDALLRMFSSLRAVDATLVIIGGPPRGGRSCWETCQRAAARDGRVRLLSGLCRREVVAAYREADVVLLTSRFEVAPLTLVEAMAAGVPFVSYNVGNATELAGGLVVNTAEEMARILRDLLEDHDRRRRLGEEGRQAHRHMFEWERIIDRYEEFYSRVWATARSSRGIR, from the coding sequence ATGCTGCTACACGTAGGAAATCATTATCAAGTCAAGGGGCATGACGCTCTCCTGAGGATGTTTTCGTCCCTGCGAGCCGTGGACGCGACGCTCGTGATCATCGGCGGGCCGCCTCGGGGCGGTCGGTCGTGCTGGGAGACCTGCCAGCGAGCTGCAGCGCGTGACGGGCGCGTGCGTTTGCTGAGCGGTCTGTGTCGTCGTGAGGTGGTAGCCGCATACCGGGAGGCGGACGTCGTGCTGCTGACGTCGAGGTTTGAGGTTGCCCCTCTGACCTTGGTGGAAGCGATGGCGGCTGGCGTACCGTTTGTTTCCTACAACGTTGGCAACGCTACGGAATTAGCAGGAGGCCTCGTCGTGAACACGGCGGAGGAGATGGCGAGAATCCTTCGCGACCTCCTGGAGGACCACGATCGGCGGCGTCGCCTGGGCGAGGAGGGGCGGCAGGCCCATCGGCACATGTTCGAGTGGGAGCGAATCATCGACCGCTACGAAGAATTTTACAGCAGGGTGTGGGCCACGGCACGATCGTCGCGGGGAATCCGATGA